The following are from one region of the Magallana gigas chromosome 6, xbMagGiga1.1, whole genome shotgun sequence genome:
- the LOC105328023 gene encoding nidogen → MEARVFGVVLLGAAWIGLCEGIPYDLFYSYGYQFGDTVLERGDDVSSNEVSLDVPIVYYDQRYNSIFVNNNGHLSFDYEVPVYLPTLRLGSRYKLIAAFLSDIDTSAAGSVYYRQTQDENLLERASSDVKGHFQGYQDFKATGLFIATWEDVGYFPANSTKLNTFQIVLVSDGSDTFAILNYLDGGINWITSESKLGDTNKDPPGQVGFDAGDEKRAFRIGKYSGKSNADEVATASNVKVPGQWMFNIGRLNGGDIQGPTFNTEDNTGVVIFEPTLGGETCTEGAKQCHLNAKCVDYTGGYCCKCLDNYYGNGNTCLENGAPQRLNGKVYGELNGYTIDNLDMHVYIVTRDGRAYTAISRIPTQLEGNMRSLVTIGGIMGWMFALPQHPDAKNGFMLTGGVLNHTAVMTYPSGEQAQITQQFFGHDTQGHMRLETQVQGSVPTVPPNSTITLGDYTEEYQRVAPGHWKSTSTSRYVMNGVTRQYQLEQTIMFTECPHNTDPQTSVLRLMTSRNYLSFEESQNIVRYIITGKVGVSQSGLDPCIDGAASCHQYAECISYGNNFQCQCQTGFIGDGTDCQDVNECTDSPCDVNADCYNLPGSFECTCRFGFTGNGLQCQREVRLCGDDVCHPNARCVFNSDIGRPMCECNSGYYGDGKNCTTLAFECNEAPEVCHQDAQCIYDFQEQRYKCECGEGFSGDGLVCQAYKDQCDRCHANATCVFNINTFTHTCQCNPGFTGDGRYCSLIEVPSVCRLCSDNAECLLDVSSQEFTCQCRSNYRGDGFNCTQVDCRTEQICDPNADCMYDPFELRDLCLCRNGFTGDGLTCEPEGCEVYNDCDVNAQCLPDPRYTNRYACRCNQGYQGDGKRCEQEEISCNQINNCSPFAECLYSLSVDSYRCRCRPGYDGDGTSCIPSGDNCQRNPSVCDGNANCVSNGDIYVCQCNSGFRGDGKICYRTSSEDYLILSQGKTISRVNINQEDGPGQLILSQPDQLIVGVDSDCADGSVYYTDVVEGSIYHVTANGSNLNRIVSGLKSPEGLSIDWVSRNMYWTDSELDCIEVSRLNGTSRKRLFERELINPRAIVVSPQRGRMYWTDWNRGTPKIEVANMDGTNRKVFVESDLRLPNGLTVDLYSSQVCWGDAGTSKVECIREDGVGRVLLTDSAPYPFGLSYHGNNIFWTDWSQKAVMEVSRGGSPRASLEIPVGGNGRLYGLTSVTECPRINNACSVNNGGCRFLCLPTPNGGRTCSCPDDVSEETCNEISVIRKRK, encoded by the exons ATGGAGGCTCGGGTGTTCGGGGTAGTGCTGCTGGGGGCAGCGTGGATCGGTTTATGTGAGGGAATTCCTTACGATTTGTTCTACTCCTATGGTTACCAGTTCGGGGATACGGTTTTAGAGCGAGGGGATGATGTTAGTTCCAATGAAGTCTCCCTGGATGTCCCGATCGTCTACTACGATCAGCGCTACAACAGTATTTTT gtCAATAATAATGGACACTTATCATTTGATTATGAGGTCCCAGTGTATCTACCCACACTGCGTCTGGGATCTAGGTACAAGTTAATCGCAGCTTTCCTGTCTGACATTGATACGTCCGCTGCAGGAAGTGTTTATTACAG ACAAACACAGGATGAAAACTTACTGGAAAGAGCCTCCTCTGATGTCAAAGGTCATTTCCAAGGTTACCAGGATTTCAAGGCCACAGGCCTCTTCATTGCTACTTGGGAAGATGTGGGATATTTTCCTGCTAATAGCACTAAG CTAAACACATTCCAAATAGTTCTAGTATCagatggatcggatacctttgCCATACTTAATTATCTGGACGGAGGCATTAACTGGATCACAAGTGAAAGCAAATTAGGAGATACAAATAAGGACCCCCCAGGCCAAGTCGGATTTGATGCTGGTGATGAGAAGAGAGCCTTTAGGATTGGGAAATACAGTGGAAAAAGTAACGCTGATGAAGTAGCTAC TGCCTCCAATGTGAAGGTCCCGGGTCAATGGATGTTTAACATTGGTCGATTAAATGGAGGGGACATCCAGGGGCCGACATTCAACACGGAGGACAACACCGGAG TGGTGATCTTTGAGCCAACCCTGGGGGGTGAGACTTGCACTGAGGGAGCCAAGCAGTGCCACCTAAATGCCAAGTGTGTGGACTACACCGGCGGATACTGCTGTAAATGTCTGGATAATTACTATGGCAACGGGAACACTTGTCTGGAGAATG GAGCACCTCAGAGACTCAATGGAAAGGTGTATGGAGAGCTGAATGGTTACACCATTGATAATCTGGACATGCATGTGTACATCGTGACGAGGGACGGACGGGCCTACACTGCCATCAGCCGGATCCCCACCCAGCTGGAGGGAAATATGCGGTCCCTGGTCACCATAGGTGGAATCATGGGATGGATGTTCGCTCTGCCCCAGCACCCAGACGCCAAGAACGGATTCATGCTGACCG GTGGAGTACTGAACCACACAGCTGTGATGACCTATCCATCCGGGGAGCAGGCTCAGATTACACAGCAGTTCTTTGGACATGACACCCAAGGTCACATGAGGCTGGAGACCCAGGTCCAGGGTAGCGTCCCCACAGTGCCCCCTAATTCCACCATCACCCTGGGGGACTACACTGAGGAATACCAGCGGGTCGCACCAG GACATTGGAAGTCAACCTCCACGAGCCGCTACGTGATGAACGGGGTCACGCGTCAGTATCAGCTGGAGCAGACCATCATGTTCACCGAGTGTCCCCACAACACAGACCCCCAGACCAGCGTCCTCCGACTGATGACCAGCAGGAACTACCTCAGCTTCGAGGAATCCCAGAACATTGTCCGCTACATCATCACTGGCAAGGTTGGAGTTAGTCAGTCAG GTCTGGATCCTTGCATAGATGGTGCTGCTAGTTGTCACCAGTACGCTGAGTGTATTTCTTACGGGAACAACTTCCAGTGCCAGTGTCAAACTGGTTTTATTGGGGATGGCACAGATTGTCAAG ATGTGAATGAGTGTACAGACAGCCCCTGTGATGTGAATGCGGACTGCTACAACTTGCCCGGCTCCTTTGAGTGTACCTGTCGATTTGGTTTCACTGGAAACGGTCTACAATGTCAGC GTGAGGTGAGATTGTGTGGAGACGATGTTTGTCATCCAAACGCTCGCTGCGTCTTCAACAGCGATATCGGGCGGCCAATGTGTGAATGTAACTCTGGTTACTATGGGGATGGAAAAAACTGCACAACTCTAG CGTTTGAGTGTAACGAGGCCCCCGAGGTCTGTCACCAGGACGCCCAGTGTATCTACGACTTTCAGGAGCAGCGCTATAAGTGTGAGTGTGGGGAGGGGTTCAGTGGGGATGGTCTAGTGTGTCAGGCTTACAAGGACCAGTGCGACCGTTGCCATGCCAATGCCACCTGTGTCTTCAACATCAACACCTTCACTCACACATGTCAATGTAACCCAGGGTTCACAGGGGACGGCAGATACTGCTCTCTCATTG AGGTCCCAAGTGTCTGTCGGCTGTGTAGTGATAACGCAGAGTGCTTGCTCGATGTCTCCAGTCAGGAATTTACGTGTCAGTGCCGCTCAAATTACCGTGGTGACGGATTTAATTGCACTCAGGTGGATTGCCGTACTGAGCAGATCTGTGATCCTAATGCAGACTGCATGTATGACCCATTTGAATTACGGGACCTCTGTCTGTGTAGAAATGGTTTCACAG GGGATGGACTTACCTGTGAACCTGAGGGTTGTGAGGTCTACAATGACTGTGATGTCAACGCCCAGTGTCTACCTGACCCTAGGTATACCAACAGGTACGCCTGTCGCTGTAACCAAGGATACCAAGGGGACGGGAAACGGTGTGAACAAGAAG AGATATCCTGTAACCAGATCAACAACTGTTCGCCGTTTGCTGAATGTCTGTACAGCCTCTCTGTGGACTCCTACAGATGTCGCTGTCGTCCTGGTTACGATGGTGACGGAACATCCTGTATCCCAAGTG gTGACAATTGTCAGAGAAACCCTTCTGTCTGTGATGGAAATGCAAACTGTGTCTCCAATGGAGACATCTACGTCTGTCAGTGCAACTCTGGTTTCCGTGGTGATGGCAAGATCTGCTACA GGACAAGTTCTGAGGATTACCTGATCCTGTCTCAGGGTAAGACCATCAGCCGTGTCAACATCAACCAGGAGGACGGTCCCGGGCAGCTCATCCTGTCCCAGCCCG ATCAGCTGATTGTTGGTGTGGACAGTGATTGCGCTGATGGTAGCGTATATTACACGGATGTGGTAGAGGGAAGCATTTACCACGTGACTGCCAACGGCTCAAACCTCAACAGGATAGTATCAG GGTTGAAGTCTCCCGAGGGTCTTTCCATTGACTGGGTTTCCCGGAACATGTACTGGACAGACTCCGAGCTGGACTGTATAGAGGTCTCCAGGCTGAACGGAACTTCCAGGAAGAGGCTGTTTGAGAGGGAACTAATCAACCCAAGGGCGATAGTGGTCAGTCCACAGAGAGG GAGGATGTACTGGACCGACTGGAATAGAGGGACCCCCAAAATCGAGGTGGCAAACATGGATGGCACCAACAGGAAGGTGTTTGTAGAGTCGGACCTACGACTTCCTAACGGCCTGACCGTCGACCTGTACTCTAGCCAGGTGTGCTGGGGAGATGCAG GCACCAGTAAAGTGGAGTGTATACGAGAGGATGGAGTGGGGCGTGTTCTTCTGACCGACTCTGCACCTTATCCCTTTGGTCTCAGTTACCATGGGAACAACATTTTCTGGACAGATTGGTCACA GAAGGCGGTGATGGAGGTTAGCCGAGGAGGAAGTCCGAGGGCGTCTCTGGAGATCCCAGTAGGAGGAAATGGGCGACTGTACGGACTGACTAGTGTGACGGAATGTCCCAGGA TAAACAATGCTTGTTCAGTAAACAACGGCGGATGCCGATTCCTGTGTCTTCCCACACCAAACGGAGGCAGAACTTGCTCATGTCCTGATGATGTTTCAGAGGAAACGTGTAATGAGATATCAGTCATTAGAAAGAGAAAGTAA
- the LOC105337924 gene encoding serine/threonine-protein phosphatase PP1-beta catalytic subunit, whose product MADTELNVDSIISRLLEVRGCRPGKIVQMTDAEVRGLCLKSREIFLSQPILLELEAPLKICGDIHGQYTDLLRLFEYGGFPPESNYLFLGDYVDRGKQSLETICLLLAYKIKYPENFFLLRGNHENASINRIYGFYDECKRRFNVKLWKTFTDCFNCLPIAAIIDEKIFCCHGGLSPDLQSMEQIRRIMRPTDVPDTGLLCDLLWSDPDKEVQGWGENDRGVSFTFGADVVSKFLNRHDLDLICRAHQVVEDGYEFFAKRQLVTLFSAPNYCGEFDNAGGMMSVDETLMCSFQILKPSEKKAKYQYGGLNSGRPVTPPRGPQQPQKK is encoded by the exons ATGGCGGACACGGAGTTGAATGTTGACAGCATCATCTCCCGACTTTTGGAAG TGAGGGGATGTAGGCCCGGTAAGATAGTTCAGATGACAGATGCTGAAGTAAGAGGCCTGTGTCTGAAGTCCCGAGAAATCTTTCTAAGTCAACCCATTCTCCTGGAGCTGGAAGCTCCCCTCAAAATCTGTG GTGATATTCATGGACAGTACACGGATCTCCTTCGACTATTTGAGTACGGAGGGTTCCCCCCGGAGTCCAACTACCTGTTCCTCGGGGACTATGTGGACCGGGGGAAGCAGTCCCTGGAAACCATTTGTCTTCTTCTAGCCTACAAGATCAAATACCCGGAAAATTTCTTCCTTTTGCGAGGCAACCATGAAAATGCCAGTATAAACAGAATATACGGCTTTTATGATGAAT gTAAAAGAAGATTTAATGTGAAGTTGTGGAAAACTTTTACAgactgttttaattgtttacccATTGCAGCTATCAtagatgaaaaaatattttgttgtcatGGAG GTTTGTCTCCAGACCTCCAGTCCATGGAACAGATCAGAAGGATTATGAGACCCACAGATGTCCCAGACACAG gtCTACTGTGTGATCTTCTGTGGTCTGACCCAGACAAAGAGGTGCAGGGGTGGGGAGAAAATGACCGGGGGGTGTCCTTCACGTTTGGTGCAGATGTTGTTAGCAAATTCTTAAATCGTCACGATCTAGATCTAATATGTAGAGCTCATCAG GTTGTAGAAGATGGCTACGAATTCTTTGCCAAGAGACAGTTAGTCACATTATTTTCAGCTCCAAATTACTGTGGGGAATTTGATAATGCAGGAGGAATGATGTCAGTAGATGAAACACTCATGTGCTCATTTCAG ATTTTAAAGCCTTCGGAAAAGAAAGCCAAGTACCAGTACGGAGGGCTAAACTCAGGGCGACCAGTGACGCCCCCTAGGGGCCCCCAGCAACcacagaaaaaatga
- the LOC136276101 gene encoding uncharacterized protein, whose amino-acid sequence MNFHPEKCIVIRITNKGNPLIRNYQLHGHTLDAVEHGKYLGVTINHDLQWKTHINQTVGKASRTLGFLRRNLGRCKPEVKANAYITMVRPTLEYASTVWDPYQDNLEKDLEQVQRRAASVVYNEYQDVSPGCVSSLMDRLKWEPLKDRRCKDRLTMAYKIRNRLVDIDPSNYYKPGDSRTRGGHRIYQQRTLKDQYRYSFFPRSTREWNTLPEKATTAATLEEFKASLTILPEALTGASHT is encoded by the coding sequence ATGAATTTCCATCCTGAGAAGTGCATCGTGATACGGATTACCAACAAAGGAAACCCACTGATAAGGAACTACCAACTACATGGTCACACACTAGATGCAGTCGAGCATGGGAAATACCTGGGAGTCACCATAAACCATGACCTACAGTGGAAGACACATATCAACCAGACAGTAGGCAAAGCATCAAGGACACTAGGCTTTCTGAGAAGGAACCTAGGACGGTGTAAACCAGAAGTCAAAGCCAACGCCTACATCACCATGGTCAGACCAACCCTGGAATACGCCTCCACTGTATGGGACCCTTATCAAGATAACCTTGAAAAAGACCTAGAACAAGTACAGAGAAGGGCAGCTAGTGTCGTGTACAATGAATACCAAGACGTATCCCCAGGCTGTGTCAGCTCCTTAATGGATAGACTAAAATGGGAGCCTCTTAAAGATCGCCGCTGCAAAGACCGACTCACCATGGCATACAAGATCCGCAATAGATTGGTGGATATTGACCCCTCCAATTATTACAAACCCGGAGATTCAAGGACCAGAGGAGGCCACCGCATATACCAACAGCGCACTCTAAAAGATCAATACAGGTACTCCTTCTTCCCAAGATCAACCAGGGAATGGAACACTCTACCGGAAAAAGCCACAACAGCAGCTACACTAGAAGAGTTCAAGGCCAGCCTTACCATCCTGCCAGAGGCTCTGACAGGAGCTTCACACACCTAG